A window from Streptomyces subrutilus encodes these proteins:
- a CDS encoding DJ-1/PfpI family protein yields MQIAVLLYDRFTALDAVGPFDTLGRLPGARTVFVAERPGPVRNDSGQLSLVAEKGLGEVLRPDIVIVPGGPFPEAETENPAVLDWLRAVDATTAWTTSVCTGSLLLAAAGLLDGRRAAGHWLFLDRLPRYGAEPTGERVVFDGKYVTAAGVSAGIDMGLALLGRIAGDDVARTVQLMTEYDPQPPYDAGSPDKAPAELVARLRAVSPL; encoded by the coding sequence ATGCAGATCGCCGTACTGCTCTACGACCGTTTCACCGCCCTCGACGCCGTGGGCCCCTTCGACACCCTCGGCCGGCTCCCCGGCGCGCGGACCGTGTTCGTCGCCGAGCGCCCCGGCCCGGTGCGCAACGACAGCGGGCAGCTGTCGCTGGTCGCCGAGAAGGGCCTCGGCGAGGTGCTGCGGCCCGACATCGTGATCGTGCCCGGCGGTCCGTTCCCCGAGGCGGAGACGGAGAACCCGGCGGTCCTGGACTGGCTGCGGGCCGTCGACGCGACGACCGCCTGGACCACCTCCGTGTGCACCGGCTCGCTGCTGCTCGCCGCCGCCGGACTGCTCGACGGTCGCCGGGCCGCCGGCCACTGGCTCTTCCTGGACCGGCTGCCGCGGTACGGCGCCGAGCCCACGGGGGAGCGGGTGGTGTTCGACGGCAAGTACGTCACCGCCGCCGGAGTGTCCGCCGGGATCGACATGGGTCTGGCGCTGCTCGGCCGGATCGCCGGCGACGACGTCGCCCGCACGGTCCAGCTGATGACCGAGTACGACCCGCAGCCGCCCTACGACGCCGGCTCCCCCGACAAGGCCCCGGCCGAGCTCGTCGCACGGCTGCGCGCGGTCAGCCCGCTGTAG
- a CDS encoding GlxA family transcriptional regulator has translation MSVRNVLVVLYDGVQSLDVTGPVEVFAAVDRCPGRTGYAIRTVSPGGGPVRTSSGLALLPDGALEAARPGPGTTLLVPGGRFTADFEPRITDWLRARGSGAERLVSVCTGGLLLAEAGLLDGRRATTHWSACEAMARDYPRVSVEPDPIYVRDGPVATSAGVTAGIDLALALVEEDHGRDVALVIARHLVVFLRRPGNQAQFSAQLAAQTARREPLRDVQQWITENPGGDLGVEALAARARLSPRHFARAFRAETGVTPGRYVERVRVEHARRLLEDTGEGIAQIARTCGYGTPEALRRAFVKALGQPPAEYRRRFGSPVRPCAADRPAPAPYEHERPA, from the coding sequence ATGTCGGTGCGAAACGTGCTCGTCGTCCTCTACGACGGGGTGCAGAGCCTGGACGTCACCGGTCCGGTCGAGGTGTTCGCCGCGGTGGACCGCTGTCCCGGCCGGACAGGCTACGCGATCCGGACCGTGTCGCCGGGCGGCGGGCCCGTCCGCACGTCGAGCGGGCTCGCGCTGCTGCCGGACGGCGCGCTGGAGGCCGCCAGGCCCGGTCCCGGGACCACGCTGCTGGTGCCGGGCGGCCGCTTCACGGCCGACTTCGAGCCGCGGATCACCGACTGGCTGCGCGCCCGCGGGAGCGGCGCGGAGCGGCTGGTGTCCGTGTGCACGGGAGGGCTGCTGCTGGCGGAGGCCGGGCTGCTGGACGGGCGCCGGGCGACGACGCACTGGTCCGCCTGCGAGGCCATGGCACGGGACTACCCGCGGGTGTCGGTGGAGCCGGACCCCATCTACGTACGGGACGGCCCGGTGGCGACCTCGGCCGGGGTCACGGCCGGCATCGACCTGGCCCTCGCCCTCGTGGAGGAGGACCACGGACGGGACGTGGCGCTGGTCATCGCCCGGCACCTGGTGGTGTTCCTGCGCCGGCCCGGCAATCAGGCCCAGTTCAGCGCGCAGCTCGCGGCGCAGACCGCACGGCGGGAGCCGCTGCGCGACGTGCAGCAGTGGATCACCGAGAACCCGGGCGGCGACCTGGGCGTGGAGGCGCTCGCGGCGCGGGCCCGCCTCTCGCCGCGGCACTTCGCCCGGGCCTTCCGCGCGGAGACGGGGGTGACTCCGGGGCGGTACGTGGAGCGGGTGCGCGTGGAACACGCGCGGCGGCTCCTGGAGGACACCGGCGAGGGCATCGCGCAGATCGCCCGTACCTGCGGCTACGGAACACCGGAGGCGCTGCGCCGGGCCTTCGTGAAGGCCCTGGGCCAGCCTCCGGCGGAGTACCGCCGGCGCTTCGGCTCCCCGGTCCGCCCGTGCGCCGCGGACCGGCCCGCGCCGGCCCCGTACGAGCACGAGCGCCCCGCATGA
- a CDS encoding SLC13 family permease: MNTVAAEVLSAVLLLGVLAFAVVRPRGLPEAAAAVPAAGLLVALGVVSPADAWEQVRELLPVVGFLAVVLALAQLCADAGLFRAAGDAVARRAAARGPGALLAGVFAVASVVTAALSLDATVVLLTPVVLAAAARLGARPRPHVFAIAHLSNTASLLLPVSNLTNLLAFAASGLSFTRFAALMALPWLVAIGVEYAVFRRWFRGDLQAPPEHVPDAAERVPVPRFALAVLALTLAGFAAASFADASPAWAALAGTVALAVRALRRRETTPRRILGSAAPAFCLFVLALGVVVRAVVDHGLGAGLARVLPEGDALPALLAVAAVAAVLANLINNLPAVLALLPLAAPAGAGPVLAVLIGVNIGPNLTYAGSLATLLWRRVLQAHGLRPGLGEFTRLGLVTTPAALLAAVVALWAGLRVIGT, encoded by the coding sequence CTGAACACCGTCGCCGCCGAGGTCCTGTCGGCCGTCCTCCTCCTCGGGGTACTGGCCTTCGCCGTGGTCCGCCCCCGCGGACTGCCCGAGGCCGCCGCCGCCGTCCCCGCGGCCGGGCTGCTCGTCGCGCTCGGCGTGGTGTCCCCGGCCGACGCCTGGGAGCAGGTGCGGGAGCTGCTGCCCGTGGTCGGCTTCCTCGCCGTCGTCCTGGCGCTCGCCCAGCTCTGCGCCGACGCCGGGCTCTTCCGGGCCGCCGGGGACGCCGTGGCCCGCCGGGCCGCCGCGCGCGGGCCGGGCGCGCTGCTCGCCGGGGTGTTCGCGGTGGCCTCGGTGGTCACGGCCGCCCTCAGCCTGGACGCGACGGTGGTGCTGCTCACCCCGGTGGTGCTGGCGGCCGCGGCGCGGCTGGGGGCCCGGCCGCGCCCGCACGTCTTCGCCATCGCGCACCTGTCGAACACGGCCTCGCTGCTGCTGCCGGTGTCCAACCTGACCAACCTGCTGGCCTTCGCCGCGAGCGGGCTCTCCTTCACCCGGTTCGCGGCGCTGATGGCCCTGCCGTGGCTGGTCGCGATCGGCGTCGAGTACGCCGTGTTCCGGCGCTGGTTCCGGGGCGACCTCCAGGCCCCGCCGGAGCACGTGCCGGACGCGGCGGAGCGGGTGCCCGTTCCGCGGTTCGCGCTCGCCGTCCTCGCCCTGACGCTGGCCGGGTTCGCCGCGGCCTCCTTCGCCGACGCCAGCCCGGCGTGGGCGGCGCTGGCCGGGACGGTCGCCTTGGCCGTCCGCGCGCTGCGGCGCCGGGAGACGACCCCGCGCCGCATCCTGGGGTCGGCGGCGCCCGCGTTCTGCCTGTTCGTCCTCGCCCTGGGCGTGGTGGTGCGGGCGGTGGTGGACCACGGTCTGGGCGCCGGGCTGGCCCGGGTGCTGCCGGAGGGGGACGCGCTGCCCGCGCTGCTGGCCGTCGCCGCCGTGGCCGCCGTCCTCGCCAACCTGATCAACAACCTGCCCGCGGTGCTCGCCCTGCTCCCGCTGGCCGCCCCTGCCGGTGCGGGCCCGGTGCTGGCGGTGCTCATCGGCGTGAACATCGGCCCGAACCTGACCTACGCCGGCTCCTTGGCCACCCTGCTGTGGCGGCGCGTCCTGCAGGCCCACGGCCTGCGCCCGGGCCTGGGCGAGTTCACCCGCCTCGGCCTGGTGACCACGCCGGCGGCGCTGCTGGCGGCGGTGGTCGCGCTGTGGGCCGGACTGCGGGTGATCGGCACCTAG
- a CDS encoding ABC-F family ATP-binding cassette domain-containing protein yields the protein MTATLVAKKLTAAHGERTLFADLDLVVAPGDVIGLVGVNGAGKSTLLRLLAGLDAPETGELRLSPPTAAVGHLPQEPERRPGESVREFLARRTGVAAAQAELDEATQGLVDGTPGADDAYATALDRWLDLGGADLEERAQEVADDLGLAVGLDLPMTALSGGQAARAGLASLLLSRYDVFLLDEPTNDLDLDGLERLERFVKGLRAGTVVISHDREFLTRTVTKVLELDLAQQQINLYGGGYDAYLEERERARDHAREEFDEYAGRKSALEGRAQMQRNWMDKGVRNARRKASDNDKIGKNLRGESSEKQAAKARQTQRAIERLEVVEEPRKEWELRMEIAAAPRSGSVVATLREAAVRRGDFAFGPASLQIDWADRVAITGANGAGKSTLLAVLLGRLAPDSGSAVLGSGVLVGEVDQARGLFLGDEPLLEAFCAAVPDTEPAEVRTLLAKFGLKAAHVLRPAATLSPGERTRAALALLQGRGVNLLVLDEPTNHLDLPAIEQLEAALESYEGTLLLVTHDRRMLDAVQVTRRLRVADGTVTEL from the coding sequence ATGACTGCAACCCTCGTCGCCAAGAAGCTCACCGCCGCGCACGGCGAGCGCACCCTCTTCGCCGATCTCGACCTCGTCGTCGCGCCCGGCGACGTCATCGGTCTCGTCGGCGTCAACGGCGCCGGGAAGTCCACCCTGCTGAGGCTGCTCGCCGGGCTGGACGCGCCCGAGACCGGTGAGCTGCGCCTCTCCCCGCCCACCGCCGCCGTCGGCCACCTCCCGCAGGAGCCGGAGCGCCGGCCCGGCGAGTCGGTACGGGAGTTCCTGGCGCGGCGCACCGGCGTGGCCGCCGCGCAGGCGGAGCTGGACGAGGCGACGCAGGGCCTGGTGGACGGGACCCCGGGCGCGGACGACGCGTACGCGACCGCGCTCGACCGGTGGCTCGACCTGGGCGGGGCCGACCTCGAAGAGCGCGCCCAGGAGGTGGCGGACGACCTGGGGCTGGCGGTCGGGCTGGACCTGCCGATGACGGCGCTCTCGGGCGGGCAGGCGGCCCGCGCGGGCCTCGCCTCGCTCCTGCTGTCGCGCTACGACGTGTTCCTGCTGGACGAGCCCACCAACGACCTCGACCTGGACGGTCTGGAGCGGCTGGAGCGGTTCGTCAAGGGGCTGCGCGCGGGCACGGTCGTCATCAGCCACGACCGCGAGTTCCTCACCCGCACCGTCACCAAGGTCCTCGAACTCGACCTGGCCCAGCAGCAGATCAACCTCTACGGCGGCGGCTACGACGCCTACCTGGAGGAGCGCGAGCGCGCCCGCGACCACGCCCGCGAGGAGTTCGACGAGTACGCGGGCAGGAAGTCGGCCCTGGAGGGCCGGGCCCAGATGCAGCGCAACTGGATGGACAAGGGCGTGCGCAACGCCCGCCGCAAGGCGAGCGACAACGACAAGATCGGCAAGAACCTGCGCGGCGAGTCCAGCGAGAAGCAGGCGGCCAAGGCCCGGCAGACGCAGCGCGCCATCGAGCGGCTGGAGGTCGTCGAGGAGCCGCGCAAGGAGTGGGAGCTGCGCATGGAGATCGCGGCGGCGCCGCGCTCCGGCTCGGTGGTGGCCACCCTGCGCGAGGCGGCCGTGCGGCGCGGGGACTTCGCCTTCGGCCCGGCCAGCCTGCAGATCGACTGGGCGGACCGGGTGGCGATCACCGGGGCCAACGGTGCGGGCAAGTCGACCCTGCTGGCCGTCCTGCTGGGCCGGCTGGCTCCGGACAGCGGCTCGGCCGTCCTCGGCTCCGGCGTGCTGGTCGGCGAGGTCGACCAGGCCCGCGGCCTGTTCCTCGGTGACGAACCGCTGCTGGAGGCCTTCTGCGCGGCCGTCCCGGACACCGAGCCGGCCGAGGTGCGCACGCTGCTGGCCAAGTTCGGCCTCAAGGCGGCCCACGTGCTGCGGCCGGCCGCGACCCTCTCGCCGGGCGAGCGCACCCGGGCGGCGCTGGCGCTGCTCCAGGGCCGCGGGGTGAACCTGCTGGTCCTGGACGAGCCCACCAACCACCTGGACCTTCCGGCGATCGAGCAGTTGGAGGCCGCGCTGGAGTCCTACGAGGGCACCCTGCTGCTGGTCACCCACGACCGCCGCATGCTGGACGCCGTCCAGGTCACCCGGCGCCTTCGGGTGGCGGACGGCACGGTCACCGAGCTGTAG
- a CDS encoding SDR family NAD(P)-dependent oxidoreductase: MTTVLITGASAGLGAAFARAFAAKGCDLVLVARDEDRLTRLAERLGREFGAAAEVLPADLLDATGLAAVARRLADRARPVDVLVNNAGFGLPAPFPYNPVEDEERMLDLLVKVPLRLTHAALPGLRERRRGAVLNVSSVAGLLPTGTYGAAKAWITAFSESLRVDMEPYGVRVLAVVPGFTRTEFQERAGMDVSGLRDAVWLEPEAVVAKALKDLARRRPVSVTGRRYQAYALAVRHLPRGFVARRMARARRPPADPAARPHPAGGDAATAR; this comes from the coding sequence GTGACCACCGTACTGATCACCGGGGCCAGCGCCGGGCTGGGCGCCGCCTTCGCCCGGGCCTTCGCCGCCAAGGGCTGCGACCTGGTGCTCGTGGCCCGCGACGAGGACCGCCTCACGCGGCTGGCCGAGCGGCTGGGCCGGGAGTTCGGCGCGGCCGCCGAGGTGCTCCCCGCCGACCTGCTCGACGCGACCGGACTCGCCGCGGTCGCCCGGCGGCTCGCCGACCGCGCCCGGCCCGTGGACGTCCTGGTCAACAACGCCGGCTTCGGGTTGCCCGCGCCCTTCCCGTACAACCCGGTCGAGGACGAGGAGCGGATGCTCGACCTGCTGGTCAAGGTCCCGCTCCGGCTCACCCACGCCGCCCTGCCCGGGCTGCGCGAGCGGCGCCGCGGCGCGGTCCTCAACGTCTCCTCGGTGGCCGGACTGCTGCCGACCGGGACGTACGGGGCCGCCAAGGCCTGGATCACCGCGTTCAGCGAGTCCCTGCGGGTCGACATGGAGCCGTACGGGGTACGGGTCCTGGCGGTCGTGCCCGGCTTCACCCGCACCGAGTTCCAGGAGCGGGCCGGGATGGACGTCAGCGGGCTGCGCGACGCGGTCTGGCTGGAGCCGGAGGCCGTGGTGGCCAAGGCCCTGAAGGACCTGGCCCGGCGCCGCCCGGTCAGTGTCACCGGCCGCCGCTACCAGGCGTACGCGCTCGCCGTCCGCCACCTCCCGCGCGGGTTCGTGGCCCGCAGGATGGCCCGCGCACGGCGGCCCCCGGCGGACCCGGCGGCCCGCCCGCACCCGGCGGGCGGGGACGCGGCTACAGCTCGGTGA
- a CDS encoding MAB_1171c family putative transporter — translation MGADLTAFGDSLAVPSVLCLWIAVLLRAPGALRSPHQRGLWLAVATAAAAMTLNLPAVVTYATGRDPGYAHTIGLVRNLIGVLSAGAVLYFVAAATRGRRLQLASAVATVAWLGTLVALDAAAPGHGTHTMPPVGDPVPSLAYWLVLISAHVIANTVCVLICWRYSRRTESRGLAAGLRLFGLGTALAGLFWLAYLLKALFGSVWAMPALPLLMNLHGLLRAAAILVPTLFTFRRTAADTATAWRLWPLWRDLVQAVPHVALNKPRAGRVLELLWPPVPRNLLVYRKVIETRDAILILGEYAAPGALESARDRVVGSGVPEQRSTAAALALVLREAREAKLAGLPGQPGEATALELPAAIQTSQEGGDLAEEARFLVDVAQAYAAPAPAPATP, via the coding sequence ATGGGAGCTGACCTGACCGCCTTCGGCGACTCGCTCGCCGTCCCGAGCGTGCTGTGCCTGTGGATCGCCGTCCTGCTGCGCGCCCCCGGCGCCCTGCGCTCCCCGCACCAGCGCGGCCTGTGGCTCGCGGTCGCGACCGCCGCCGCCGCCATGACCCTCAACCTCCCGGCGGTCGTCACCTACGCGACGGGCCGCGACCCCGGGTACGCGCACACCATCGGCCTCGTCCGCAACCTCATCGGGGTGCTGTCGGCCGGCGCCGTCCTCTACTTCGTCGCCGCCGCCACCCGCGGCCGCCGCCTCCAACTCGCCTCCGCCGTCGCCACCGTCGCCTGGCTCGGCACGCTCGTCGCGCTGGACGCCGCCGCGCCCGGACACGGCACGCACACCATGCCGCCCGTCGGCGACCCGGTGCCCTCCCTCGCGTACTGGCTGGTCCTGATCTCGGCCCACGTCATCGCCAACACCGTCTGCGTGCTGATCTGCTGGCGCTACAGCCGCCGCACCGAGAGCCGCGGACTGGCCGCCGGGCTGCGGCTGTTCGGCCTCGGGACGGCGCTGGCCGGGCTGTTCTGGCTGGCGTACCTGCTCAAGGCCCTCTTCGGCAGCGTCTGGGCGATGCCCGCCCTGCCGCTCCTGATGAACCTGCACGGCCTGCTGCGCGCCGCCGCGATCCTGGTGCCGACCCTGTTCACCTTCCGCCGCACGGCCGCCGACACCGCCACCGCCTGGCGGCTGTGGCCGCTGTGGCGCGACCTGGTCCAAGCCGTGCCGCACGTCGCGCTCAACAAACCGCGGGCCGGCCGGGTCCTGGAGCTCCTGTGGCCGCCGGTCCCGCGCAACCTGCTGGTGTACCGCAAGGTCATCGAGACGCGCGACGCGATCCTGATCCTGGGGGAGTACGCCGCACCCGGCGCCCTGGAGAGCGCCCGCGACCGCGTCGTCGGCAGCGGGGTCCCCGAACAGCGGAGCACCGCGGCCGCGCTGGCCCTCGTGCTCAGGGAGGCCCGGGAGGCGAAGCTCGCCGGGCTGCCCGGACAGCCCGGCGAGGCCACCGCGCTGGAACTGCCCGCCGCCATCCAGACCTCGCAGGAGGGCGGCGACCTGGCGGAGGAGGCCCGCTTCCTGGTGGACGTGGCCCAGGCCTACGCCGCGCCCGCCCCCGCACCCGCCACCCCGTGA
- a CDS encoding ImmA/IrrE family metallo-endopeptidase — MPHRQLSLRKSCENILGQLDLTHPFSLDALCHRIAERRGRPIRLHPLPKEAAESGVCGLWVGTASVDYVFYEAQTTPLHREHIVLHELGHILFGHHSLEGEEAGGGAPTVLGRTNYTTRQEQEAEMLASMIRIRTANAGPPSAARRGGTLARLESAMGYERGNDGS; from the coding sequence ATGCCCCACCGGCAACTCAGCCTGCGCAAGAGCTGCGAGAACATTCTCGGCCAACTGGATCTCACCCATCCGTTCTCCCTCGACGCGTTGTGCCACCGCATCGCCGAACGGCGCGGCCGCCCCATCCGGCTCCACCCCCTGCCGAAGGAGGCCGCCGAATCCGGCGTCTGCGGGCTCTGGGTGGGCACGGCCAGCGTCGACTACGTCTTCTACGAGGCCCAGACCACCCCGCTGCACCGGGAGCACATCGTGCTCCACGAGCTCGGCCACATCCTCTTCGGCCACCACTCGCTGGAAGGCGAGGAGGCCGGCGGCGGTGCCCCCACCGTGCTCGGACGCACCAACTACACCACCCGTCAGGAACAGGAGGCGGAGATGCTCGCCAGCATGATCCGCATCCGCACGGCCAACGCGGGCCCCCCGTCGGCCGCCCGCCGCGGCGGCACCCTGGCCCGGTTGGAGTCCGCCATGGGCTACGAGCGGGGGAACGATGGGAGCTGA
- a CDS encoding Tex family protein yields the protein MTTSIEGRIAEELGVRERQVKSAVELLDGGSTVPFIARYRKEATEMLDDAQLRTLEERLRYLRELEDRRSAILDSVREQGRLDADLEARINAADTKARLEDIYLPFKPKRRTKAQIAREAGLEPLADGLLADPSAEPAAAAAAFVDADRGVADAAAALEGARAILTEKFAEDADLIGELRERMWGRGRLAAKVREGKEEAGAKFADYFDFTEPFTALPSHRVLAMLRGEKEDVLALDLEPEEPSDTPGPSTYEGMIARRFGVADRGRPGDKWLADTVRWSWRTKIQVHLGIDLRTRLRQAAEDEAVRVFAANLRDLLLAAPAGTRATLGLDPGFRTGVKVAVVDATGKVVATEVIHPHVPANRWDESVAKLARLAKEHAVELVAIGNGTASRETDKLAADLIGRHPELGLTKVMVSEAGASVYSASAFASQELPDMDVSLRGAVSIARRLQDPLAELVKIDPKSIGVGQYQHDLAEVKLSRSLDAVVEDCVNGVGVDVNTASAPLLARVSGISGGLAENIVAHRDANGPFRSRKGLKDVARLGPKAYEQCAGFLRIRGGDDPLDSSAVHPEAYPVVRAMGRTAGGEVASLVGNTAVLRSLRPEQFVTEAFGLPTVTDILRELEKPGRDPRPAFKTATFKEGVEKIGDLAPGMILEGVVTNVAAFGAFIDIGVHQDGLAHVSALSKTFVKDPRDVVKPGDIVRVKVMDVDIPRKRISLTLRIDDEAGTDRSAGAPRQREDRQERRGGGRPPQQRGQGGGQGQDGGQGRRAPGQGGQRGQGQGQRSGGGAPAPANSAMADALRRAGLTAPEKGGRR from the coding sequence GTGACGACGTCCATCGAAGGCAGGATCGCCGAGGAGCTCGGCGTACGGGAACGGCAGGTCAAGTCCGCCGTCGAGCTGCTCGACGGCGGCTCCACCGTGCCGTTCATCGCTCGCTACCGCAAGGAGGCGACCGAGATGCTCGACGACGCCCAGCTGCGCACCCTGGAGGAGCGGCTGCGCTACCTCCGCGAGCTGGAGGACCGGCGCTCCGCGATCCTGGACTCGGTGCGCGAGCAGGGCAGGCTCGACGCCGATCTGGAGGCGCGCATCAACGCGGCCGACACCAAGGCCCGGCTGGAGGACATCTACCTCCCGTTCAAGCCCAAGCGGCGCACCAAGGCGCAGATCGCCCGCGAGGCCGGCCTGGAGCCGCTCGCCGACGGCCTGCTGGCCGACCCGTCGGCGGAACCGGCAGCCGCGGCCGCCGCGTTCGTCGACGCCGACCGGGGCGTCGCCGACGCGGCCGCCGCCCTGGAGGGCGCCCGCGCCATCCTCACCGAGAAGTTCGCCGAGGACGCCGACCTGATCGGCGAACTGCGCGAACGCATGTGGGGCCGCGGCCGGCTCGCCGCGAAGGTCCGCGAGGGCAAGGAGGAGGCGGGCGCCAAGTTCGCCGACTACTTCGACTTCACCGAGCCGTTCACCGCCCTGCCCTCGCACCGGGTGCTCGCCATGCTGCGCGGCGAGAAGGAGGACGTCCTCGCCCTCGACCTGGAGCCGGAGGAGCCCTCCGACACGCCGGGACCCTCCACGTACGAGGGCATGATCGCCCGCCGCTTCGGGGTCGCCGACCGCGGCCGCCCGGGCGACAAGTGGCTGGCCGACACCGTCCGCTGGTCCTGGCGCACCAAGATCCAGGTGCACCTCGGCATCGACCTGCGCACCCGCCTGCGCCAGGCCGCCGAGGACGAGGCCGTGCGGGTCTTCGCCGCCAACCTGCGCGACCTGCTGCTGGCGGCCCCGGCCGGGACCCGGGCCACCCTCGGCCTCGACCCGGGCTTCCGTACCGGCGTCAAGGTCGCCGTGGTGGACGCCACCGGCAAGGTCGTGGCCACCGAGGTGATCCACCCGCACGTTCCGGCCAACCGCTGGGACGAGTCCGTCGCCAAGCTCGCCCGCCTCGCGAAGGAGCACGCGGTCGAGCTGGTCGCCATCGGCAACGGCACGGCCTCGCGCGAGACCGACAAGCTGGCCGCGGACCTCATCGGCCGCCACCCCGAACTCGGCCTCACCAAGGTGATGGTCTCGGAGGCCGGTGCCTCGGTGTACTCGGCCTCGGCCTTCGCCTCGCAGGAACTCCCCGACATGGACGTGTCGTTGCGCGGCGCCGTCTCCATCGCCCGCCGCCTCCAGGACCCGCTCGCCGAACTCGTCAAGATCGACCCCAAGTCGATCGGCGTCGGCCAGTACCAGCACGACCTGGCCGAGGTGAAGCTCTCCCGCTCCCTCGACGCGGTCGTCGAGGACTGCGTGAACGGCGTCGGCGTGGACGTCAACACCGCCTCCGCGCCCCTGCTCGCGCGCGTGTCGGGCATCAGCGGCGGACTCGCCGAGAACATCGTGGCGCACCGCGACGCGAACGGCCCCTTCCGCAGCCGCAAGGGGCTCAAGGACGTGGCCCGGCTCGGCCCGAAGGCGTACGAGCAGTGCGCCGGCTTCCTGCGCATCCGCGGCGGGGACGACCCGCTGGACTCCTCGGCCGTGCACCCGGAGGCCTACCCGGTGGTCCGCGCCATGGGCAGGACCGCGGGCGGGGAGGTGGCCTCCCTGGTCGGCAACACCGCCGTGCTGCGCTCGCTGCGGCCGGAGCAGTTCGTCACCGAGGCCTTCGGGCTGCCCACGGTCACCGACATCCTGCGCGAGCTGGAGAAGCCCGGCCGCGACCCGCGGCCCGCCTTCAAGACGGCCACCTTCAAGGAGGGCGTGGAGAAGATCGGCGACCTGGCGCCGGGGATGATCCTGGAAGGGGTCGTCACCAACGTGGCGGCCTTCGGGGCCTTCATCGACATCGGCGTGCACCAGGACGGCCTGGCCCACGTCTCGGCCCTGTCCAAGACGTTCGTCAAGGACCCCCGGGACGTGGTCAAGCCCGGCGACATCGTCCGCGTGAAGGTCATGGACGTGGACATCCCGCGCAAGCGGATCTCGCTCACCCTGCGCATCGACGACGAGGCCGGCACGGACCGCTCCGCGGGCGCGCCCCGGCAGCGCGAGGACCGCCAGGAGCGCCGCGGCGGCGGCCGGCCGCCGCAGCAGCGCGGCCAGGGCGGCGGTCAAGGACAGGACGGCGGCCAGGGCCGGCGCGCGCCGGGGCAGGGCGGCCAGCGCGGCCAGGGCCAGGGACAGCGCTCCGGCGGCGGCGCCCCCGCCCCGGCCAACAGCGCGATGGCCGACGCCCTGCGCCGCGCCGGCCTCACCGCCCCCGAGAAGGGCGGCAGGCGCTAG
- a CDS encoding SCO6745 family protein, whose translation MTLSTLPPLAARHAWHGAINPLHSTVYFSPDITKEFAALGVTDRVAVNLAHRSAALGAVGAGAVTAAFYNYRHDLVARHLPALWETVTPARALAARLRAADATLRRLLGDDTVGSPELAEAADLAMRATEGCTRHGRTLYSAHADLPVPEEPHLRLWHAATLLREHRGDGHLAALLIAGLDPLEALVSHTATGKGMAPKWLKAIRGWEQSDLDAAAARLRERGALDADGALTAEGAALRERLETETDRLDAAPYEHLGATGLARLAELGGRFVVQAVTAGAFPGDLRG comes from the coding sequence ATGACCCTTTCGACGCTCCCCCCGCTCGCCGCCCGGCACGCCTGGCACGGCGCGATCAACCCGCTGCACTCCACCGTGTACTTCTCCCCGGACATCACCAAGGAGTTCGCCGCCCTCGGGGTCACCGACCGGGTCGCCGTCAACCTCGCCCACCGCTCCGCCGCGCTGGGCGCCGTCGGCGCGGGCGCGGTCACCGCCGCGTTCTACAACTACCGCCACGACCTCGTCGCCCGGCACCTGCCGGCCCTCTGGGAGACGGTCACGCCCGCCCGGGCCCTCGCCGCCCGGCTGCGCGCCGCCGACGCCACCCTGCGCAGGCTCCTCGGCGACGACACCGTCGGCTCGCCCGAGCTCGCCGAGGCGGCCGACCTCGCGATGCGCGCCACCGAGGGCTGTACGCGGCACGGCCGCACCCTCTACTCCGCCCACGCCGACCTCCCCGTGCCCGAGGAGCCGCACCTGCGCCTCTGGCACGCCGCCACCCTGCTGCGCGAGCACCGGGGCGACGGCCACCTCGCCGCCCTCCTCATCGCGGGCCTGGACCCGCTGGAGGCCCTGGTCAGCCACACCGCCACCGGCAAGGGCATGGCCCCGAAGTGGCTCAAGGCCATCCGCGGCTGGGAGCAGTCCGACCTGGACGCCGCCGCGGCCCGGCTCCGCGAGCGCGGCGCCCTCGACGCCGACGGCGCCCTGACCGCCGAGGGCGCCGCACTGCGGGAGCGGCTGGAGACGGAGACCGACCGGCTGGACGCGGCCCCGTACGAGCACCTCGGCGCGACCGGCCTGGCCCGCCTGGCCGAGCTCGGCGGCCGGTTCGTCGTCCAGGCCGTCACCGCCGGCGCCTTCCCGGGGGACCTGCGCGGCTGA